The following are encoded in a window of Castanea sativa cultivar Marrone di Chiusa Pesio chromosome 5, ASM4071231v1 genomic DNA:
- the LOC142635336 gene encoding uncharacterized protein LOC142635336, whose protein sequence is MEVSVEQRVILAVFVLKSDALEWWEAIERTHGREVITWQHFVELFRKRYVPDSLMVQKEAEFICIAQGTQSVYEYEQKFAELSRFGPHVVDTEARKPRHFERGLREEIQGLISRFKLETYAEVVDRALIAKRNCNHLSKAND, encoded by the coding sequence ATGGAGGTTAGTGTTGAGCAACGAGTTATCCTTGCTGTTTTTGTATTGAAGAGTGATGCATTGGAATGGTGGGAGGCCATAGAGAGGACACATGGAAGAGAAGTTATAACTTGGCAACATTTTGTTGAGCTCTTTCGTAAGAGGTATGTTCCTGATAGTCTAATGGTCCAAAAGGAAGCTGAGTTCATTTGCATAGCACAAGGTACTCAATCAGTGTATGAGTATGAGCAAAAATTTGCTGAATTGTCCCGCTTTGGTCCACACGTGGTTGACACAGAAGCAAGGAAGCCTAGGCATTTTGAAAGGGGTTTAAGGGAGGAAATTCAGGGACTGATTTCCAGGTTTAAATTGGAAACATATGCAGAGGTAGTGGATCGAGCTCTCATAGCAAAGAGAAATTGCAATCATCTTTCAAAGGCCAATGATTAG